A genome region from Streptomyces antimycoticus includes the following:
- the argF gene encoding ornithine carbamoyltransferase, producing MAIDLTGRHFLKELDFTADEFRRLIELAAELKAAKRAGTEERRLRGKNIALVFEKTSTRTRCAFEVAAADQGASTTYLDPVGSQIGHKESVKDTARVLGRMYDAIEYRGHGQGVVEELAAHAGVPVYNGLTDEWHPTQMLADVLTMTEHSDKPLDQVAYAYLGDARYNMGNSYLVTGALLGMDVRIVAPSLLWPDNTIVELARQLATATGARISLTENVEEGVRGADFVATDVWVSMGEPKEVWDERIALLGPYAVTMDVLRATGNDAVKFLHCLPAFHDLGTDVGREIHERHGLTELEVTDEVFESEHSVVFDEAENRMHTIKAVLVATLSAP from the coding sequence ATGGCGATTGACCTCACCGGCCGCCACTTCCTCAAGGAGCTGGACTTCACCGCCGACGAGTTCCGCCGCCTGATCGAGCTCGCCGCCGAGCTGAAGGCGGCCAAGCGCGCGGGCACCGAGGAGCGGCGGCTGCGGGGCAAGAACATCGCCCTGGTCTTCGAGAAGACCTCCACCCGTACCCGCTGCGCCTTCGAGGTCGCGGCTGCCGACCAGGGCGCCTCCACGACCTATCTCGATCCGGTCGGCTCGCAGATCGGTCACAAGGAGTCGGTCAAGGACACGGCGCGGGTGCTCGGCCGGATGTACGACGCGATCGAGTACCGGGGCCACGGTCAGGGCGTCGTCGAGGAGCTCGCCGCACACGCCGGGGTGCCCGTTTACAACGGCCTCACCGACGAGTGGCACCCCACCCAGATGCTCGCCGACGTGCTGACCATGACCGAGCACAGCGACAAGCCGCTGGACCAGGTCGCCTACGCCTACCTCGGCGACGCCCGGTACAACATGGGCAACTCCTACCTCGTCACCGGCGCCCTGCTGGGCATGGACGTCCGCATCGTCGCGCCCAGCCTGCTGTGGCCCGACAACACCATCGTGGAGCTGGCGCGCCAGCTCGCCACGGCCACCGGCGCCCGGATCTCGCTCACCGAGAACGTCGAGGAGGGTGTGCGCGGTGCGGACTTCGTCGCCACCGATGTGTGGGTGTCCATGGGCGAGCCCAAGGAGGTGTGGGACGAGCGGATAGCGCTGCTGGGGCCGTACGCGGTGACGATGGATGTGCTGCGCGCGACGGGCAACGACGCCGTGAAGTTCCTGCACTGCCTGCCGGCCTTCCATGACCTGGGCACCGACGTCGGCCGGGAGATCCACGAGCGGCACGGGCTGACCGAGCTGGAGGTCACCGACGAGGTCTTCGAGTCCGAGCACTCCGTCGTCTTCGACGAGGCGGAGAACCGCATGCACACGATCAAGGCGGTGCTGGTCGCGACCCTCAGCGCTCCGTAG
- a CDS encoding ATP-binding protein — protein MPDPSHAATWRFALPHTTAAVPLARALIRNTLADIGAPVDGDTAELLTAELVANAVRHTEGDEPIELVVELVPTGGWQVEVHDQDPNPPGGLDSLGRPDGPKRPDGLAEGGRGLLLIRTLSADAGYRPTPYGKAVWFILPPTDGPAAAERPTER, from the coding sequence GTGCCCGATCCCTCCCACGCCGCCACCTGGCGCTTCGCCCTGCCGCATACGACGGCCGCCGTACCGCTGGCGCGCGCGCTGATCCGGAACACCCTGGCCGACATCGGGGCGCCCGTGGACGGCGACACGGCGGAGCTGCTGACGGCGGAGCTGGTGGCCAACGCGGTGCGGCACACGGAGGGCGACGAGCCGATAGAGCTGGTGGTGGAGCTGGTGCCGACCGGGGGCTGGCAGGTCGAGGTGCACGACCAGGACCCGAATCCGCCCGGCGGGCTGGACTCGCTGGGCCGCCCCGACGGGCCCAAGAGACCCGACGGCCTCGCCGAGGGCGGACGCGGTCTGCTGCTGATCCGGACCCTCAGCGCGGACGCGGGCTACCGGCCGACCCCCTACGGCAAGGCCGTCTGGTTCATCCTTCCGCCCACGGATGGCCCCGCGGCCGCGGAGCGCCCTACGGAGCGCTGA
- a CDS encoding sugar kinase: MAPTAGPVVCVGETMTALAPEPPDSVETGEGLRLSVAGAESNVAMYLADLGLAAVWLSALGDDPFGRRVRTAVAAAGVDVSGVRSDPNRPTGLLVKEPGPTGTRVHYYRRGSAASALGPDILDDPRLASAALLHLTGVTPALSPSCAALVERALATPAPDRPYAISFDINHRPALWPDGTAATVLRDVADRADIVFVGLDEAQHLWGADLDAGGVRTLLPHPRLLVVKDGGRAATAFGDGTPVTVEALRTEVVEPVGAGDAFAAGFLAGLLRDGNLISALRLGHITAASALRVIGDHGPLPESGAVERLLGLTERAWAERNTPERAGHTPSSPPLTG; this comes from the coding sequence ATGGCCCCGACGGCCGGACCGGTGGTCTGCGTGGGCGAGACGATGACCGCGCTGGCCCCCGAACCACCCGACTCCGTGGAAACCGGCGAGGGCCTGCGGCTGTCCGTGGCGGGCGCGGAGTCCAACGTGGCGATGTACCTCGCGGACCTGGGCCTTGCCGCCGTATGGCTCTCGGCCCTCGGCGACGACCCGTTCGGCCGGCGGGTGCGTACCGCCGTCGCCGCGGCGGGCGTCGACGTCTCGGGCGTACGGTCCGACCCGAACCGGCCGACGGGCCTGCTCGTGAAGGAGCCGGGCCCCACGGGCACCCGCGTCCACTACTACCGGCGGGGTTCGGCGGCCTCGGCGCTCGGACCCGACATCCTGGACGATCCGCGGCTCGCGTCGGCGGCGCTCCTCCACCTCACGGGCGTGACCCCCGCGCTCTCCCCGTCCTGCGCCGCCCTGGTGGAACGGGCGCTCGCCACCCCCGCGCCCGACCGCCCGTACGCCATCAGCTTCGACATCAACCACCGCCCGGCGCTATGGCCGGACGGCACGGCCGCCACGGTCCTGCGCGACGTGGCCGACCGCGCCGACATCGTCTTCGTCGGCCTCGACGAGGCGCAGCACCTGTGGGGCGCGGACCTCGACGCGGGCGGCGTCCGCACGCTGCTTCCGCATCCGCGCCTGCTCGTGGTCAAGGACGGCGGACGGGCGGCGACCGCGTTCGGCGACGGGACACCGGTCACGGTGGAGGCCCTGCGCACGGAGGTGGTGGAGCCGGTCGGCGCGGGGGACGCCTTCGCCGCCGGTTTCCTGGCGGGGCTGCTGCGCGACGGGAACCTGATCTCGGCGCTGCGACTCGGCCACATCACGGCCGCCTCCGCGCTCAGGGTGATCGGAGATCACGGCCCGCTGCCGGAATCCGGGGCGGTCGAGCGGCTGCTCGGGCTCACGGAACGGGCCTGGGCGGAGCGGAACACCCCCGAACGCGCGGGGCATACGCCGTCCTCGCCGCCGCTCACCGGTTGA
- a CDS encoding SMP-30/gluconolactonase/LRE family protein translates to MTGDPRPTRPDRLELGEGIRWTGGALVLVDILEGRLLTAPEDPTAPLRTLAELPVPLGAVAPVADRPGTWIAAAGTGICLLGPGGGTTWLARPEAAARPARRMNDGTADPSGRFWAGSMGYDADEDAGSLYRVDHDGTVTRVLDGITVPNGPAFTADGRAMYLADSARGVVRRYPVDPATGGLGTPTTFVTVDGGSPDGMAVDDEGGVWMAVWGTGTVRRYRPDGELDRTLRLPAAQPAGVCLQGDVLHITTARVGLTRPGPDDGALFAVRVEVPGPPAAVYRPHPDAGPGPAPAQARA, encoded by the coding sequence GTGACCGGGGACCCGCGCCCAACCCGCCCCGACCGCCTCGAACTCGGCGAGGGCATCCGCTGGACCGGCGGCGCCCTCGTCCTCGTCGACATCCTCGAAGGCCGCCTGCTGACGGCACCCGAGGACCCCACCGCGCCCCTGCGGACGCTGGCCGAGCTGCCCGTCCCCCTGGGCGCGGTGGCACCCGTGGCGGACCGGCCCGGCACCTGGATCGCCGCCGCGGGCACCGGAATCTGCCTGCTCGGCCCCGGCGGCGGCACCACCTGGCTGGCGCGGCCCGAGGCGGCTGCCCGCCCCGCCCGGCGCATGAACGACGGCACCGCCGACCCGTCCGGCAGATTCTGGGCGGGCAGCATGGGCTACGACGCCGACGAGGACGCGGGCTCCCTCTACCGGGTGGACCACGACGGCACGGTGACCCGGGTCCTCGACGGCATCACGGTGCCGAACGGGCCCGCGTTCACGGCCGACGGACGCGCGATGTATCTGGCCGACAGCGCCCGGGGAGTCGTCCGGCGCTACCCCGTCGACCCGGCGACCGGCGGCCTCGGCACACCGACGACGTTCGTCACGGTGGACGGCGGCAGCCCCGATGGCATGGCCGTCGACGACGAGGGTGGCGTGTGGATGGCCGTCTGGGGCACCGGGACGGTGCGCCGGTACCGGCCGGACGGCGAACTCGACCGCACCCTGCGGCTGCCCGCCGCCCAGCCCGCCGGAGTCTGCCTCCAGGGCGATGTCCTGCACATCACCACGGCCCGGGTCGGCCTCACCCGGCCCGGCCCCGACGACGGTGCCCTGTTCGCGGTCCGGGTGGAGGTGCCGGGCCCACCGGCGGCCGTCTACCGCCCGCACCCCGATGCCGGGCCCGGGCCGGCACCGGCACAGGCGCGCGCATGA
- a CDS encoding bifunctional 4-hydroxy-2-oxoglutarate aldolase/2-dehydro-3-deoxy-phosphogluconate aldolase yields the protein MDLRAALAAHRLVAVVRGDDPEAALRTVLALADEGIELIEVSLSGTDALSVIERAREALGPDRPLGAGTVLTAEDAHAVHRAGADFAVTPGLGAGMSTARELGLPVLAGVMTPTEVIAARALGAEALKIFPAAQAGGPGYLKALRGPFPHEPFVPVGGVDEAAARAYLAAGATAVGIGSPLVGDAADGGSTAALRERARAFRTAVQEATA from the coding sequence GTGGACCTGCGAGCCGCCCTGGCCGCCCATCGGCTGGTCGCCGTCGTGCGCGGCGACGACCCCGAGGCCGCGCTGCGCACCGTACTGGCCCTGGCCGACGAGGGCATCGAGCTGATCGAGGTATCGCTGTCCGGCACGGACGCCCTGTCCGTCATCGAGCGGGCCCGCGAGGCGCTCGGCCCCGACCGCCCGCTCGGCGCGGGCACCGTGCTCACCGCCGAGGACGCCCACGCCGTCCACCGGGCGGGCGCGGACTTCGCCGTCACCCCCGGTCTGGGCGCGGGGATGTCCACCGCCCGCGAACTGGGCCTCCCGGTCCTGGCGGGGGTCATGACCCCGACCGAGGTCATCGCCGCCCGGGCGCTCGGCGCCGAGGCGCTGAAGATCTTCCCGGCCGCGCAGGCCGGTGGGCCCGGCTATCTCAAGGCCCTGCGGGGGCCGTTCCCGCACGAGCCGTTCGTACCGGTCGGCGGCGTGGACGAAGCCGCGGCCCGCGCCTATCTGGCCGCCGGGGCGACCGCGGTCGGCATCGGCTCGCCGCTCGTCGGCGACGCCGCCGACGGCGGCAGCACGGCCGCCCTGCGCGAACGCGCCCGCGCCTTCCGCACCGCCGTCCAGGAGGCCACCGCGTGA
- the dgoD gene encoding galactonate dehydratase translates to MKITRIETFAVPPRWLFCRVETDDGVVGWGEPVVEGRAEVVRAAVDVLAEYLIGKDPLRIQDHWQVLTKGGFYRGGPVLSSAVAGLDQALWDIAGKTYGAPVHALLGGPVRDRVRVYAWVGGDEPAELTEQITAQVEAGFTAVKMNGAGATSPVATAAETAAVVDRVAAAREVLGPDRDVAVDFHGRFTAASSRRVLAELAALHPLFVEEPVVPEHSHLLPGLVAATPVPLATGERLYGRTEFLPVLAAGIAVAQPDLSHAGGISEVHRIASLAETYGAQLAPHCPLGPIALAASLQVAFATPNFLIQEQSRGIHYNKDADLLSYLVDTEPFRFVDGHAPRGDAPGLGITIDEAAVREADRIGHTWRNPVWRHPDGSFAEW, encoded by the coding sequence GTGAAGATCACCCGTATCGAGACCTTCGCCGTGCCGCCGCGCTGGCTGTTCTGCCGCGTCGAGACCGACGACGGCGTGGTCGGCTGGGGCGAGCCCGTCGTCGAGGGGCGCGCCGAAGTGGTCCGCGCCGCCGTCGACGTCCTCGCCGAATACCTGATCGGCAAGGATCCGCTGCGTATCCAGGACCACTGGCAGGTGCTCACCAAGGGCGGCTTCTACCGCGGCGGCCCCGTGCTCTCCAGCGCCGTCGCCGGCCTGGACCAGGCCCTGTGGGACATCGCCGGCAAGACCTACGGCGCCCCCGTGCACGCCCTGCTGGGCGGTCCGGTGCGCGACCGGGTCCGGGTGTACGCCTGGGTCGGCGGCGACGAGCCCGCCGAGCTGACCGAGCAGATCACCGCGCAGGTCGAGGCGGGCTTCACGGCGGTGAAGATGAACGGCGCCGGGGCGACCTCTCCGGTGGCCACCGCGGCCGAGACCGCCGCGGTCGTCGACCGGGTGGCCGCGGCCCGCGAGGTCCTCGGCCCGGACCGGGACGTGGCCGTCGACTTCCACGGACGCTTCACCGCCGCCAGCTCCCGCCGCGTCCTGGCCGAACTGGCCGCCCTCCACCCGCTGTTCGTGGAGGAACCCGTCGTCCCCGAGCACAGCCATCTGCTCCCCGGCCTGGTCGCCGCGACCCCGGTGCCCCTGGCCACCGGCGAACGGCTCTACGGACGCACGGAGTTCCTGCCCGTCCTCGCCGCCGGTATCGCCGTCGCGCAGCCCGATCTGTCCCACGCGGGCGGCATCTCCGAGGTCCACCGCATCGCCTCGCTCGCCGAGACCTACGGCGCCCAGCTCGCCCCGCACTGCCCGCTCGGTCCCATCGCGCTGGCGGCCAGCCTCCAGGTCGCGTTCGCCACGCCGAACTTCCTGATCCAGGAGCAGAGCCGCGGCATCCACTACAACAAGGACGCCGATCTGCTGTCCTACCTCGTCGACACCGAGCCGTTCCGCTTCGTGGACGGCCATGCTCCCCGCGGCGACGCCCCCGGCCTGGGCATCACCATCGACGAGGCGGCCGTACGCGAGGCCGACCGCATCGGTCACACCTGGCGCAACCCGGTCTGGCGCCACCCCGACGGCTCCTTCGCGGAGTGGTGA
- a CDS encoding FadR/GntR family transcriptional regulator codes for MTPYARRGVHGQTVEALARRILGGEIPEGATLDLVALQSELDVSLTALRESLKVLAAKGMVDARQKRGTFVRNRSDWNLLDADVLRWQFDSDRTTDADRALLRNLAEVRSIIEPAAVRLAAGRRTDADLAALDTAVDAMGAGGSDAAHAVEADLAFHRALLAATHNELLERMEMVIESGLAHRDRIVHSSPHSQDPVPAHRAVLDAVRAQDPQAAEAAMRALLDQAGRDLDRVGGSDNDMERPSGQ; via the coding sequence ATGACGCCCTACGCCCGTCGCGGCGTGCACGGCCAGACCGTGGAGGCCCTCGCCCGCCGCATCCTGGGCGGCGAGATCCCCGAAGGAGCCACCCTGGACCTGGTCGCCCTGCAGAGCGAACTGGACGTCAGCCTCACCGCCCTGCGCGAGTCGCTGAAGGTACTGGCCGCCAAGGGGATGGTCGACGCCCGTCAGAAGCGCGGCACCTTCGTACGGAACCGTTCGGACTGGAATCTGCTTGACGCCGACGTGCTGCGCTGGCAGTTCGACAGCGACCGCACCACCGACGCCGACCGCGCGCTGCTGCGCAACCTCGCCGAGGTGCGCTCCATCATCGAACCGGCGGCCGTACGCCTGGCCGCCGGGCGGCGCACCGACGCCGACCTCGCGGCCCTGGACACCGCCGTGGACGCGATGGGAGCGGGCGGCTCCGACGCCGCCCACGCGGTGGAGGCCGACCTCGCCTTCCACCGGGCCCTGCTCGCCGCCACCCACAACGAACTCCTCGAACGCATGGAGATGGTGATCGAGTCGGGCCTCGCCCACCGCGACCGCATCGTGCACAGCTCCCCCCACAGCCAGGACCCCGTACCCGCCCACCGCGCCGTCCTGGACGCCGTACGCGCCCAGGACCCGCAGGCGGCCGAGGCCGCCATGCGGGCCCTGCTCGACCAGGCCGGCCGCGACCTGGACCGGGTCGGCGGCTCCGACAACGACATGGAAAGGCCCTCTGGCCAGTGA
- a CDS encoding SDR family NAD(P)-dependent oxidoreductase produces the protein MEQPRRYGDRFTARTAVVTGAASGIGAATAERLAQEGAAVVLADISEERGAAVAERICADGGRARFVAADVSAEEDWERIAAAARDFGPVDVLVSNAYTVDVTPAHDMSLGSWQRQLSVNLTGAFLGFKAVLDDLRARRGAVVLTSSVHAHKGIPGHPAYAASKGALLSLCGQLAVEYGPEVRVNAVVPGPILTAAWDRVSPEDRARSVAETAAGRFGTPEEVAAAIAFLGSHEAAYITGASLVVDGGWSVVKSSA, from the coding sequence ATGGAACAGCCCCGCCGGTACGGTGACCGCTTCACCGCCCGCACGGCCGTGGTCACCGGAGCCGCCTCCGGCATCGGTGCCGCCACCGCCGAACGCCTCGCCCAGGAGGGCGCCGCCGTCGTGCTCGCCGACATCTCCGAGGAGCGCGGCGCGGCGGTCGCCGAGCGGATCTGCGCGGACGGCGGCCGCGCCCGCTTCGTGGCCGCCGATGTCTCCGCGGAGGAGGACTGGGAGCGGATCGCGGCCGCCGCCCGCGACTTCGGCCCCGTCGACGTGCTCGTCAGCAATGCCTACACCGTCGACGTCACCCCCGCCCATGACATGTCCCTGGGCTCCTGGCAGCGGCAGCTCTCCGTCAACCTCACCGGCGCCTTCCTGGGGTTCAAGGCCGTTCTGGACGATCTGCGCGCCCGCCGCGGAGCCGTCGTCCTGACCTCGTCCGTCCACGCCCACAAGGGCATCCCCGGCCACCCCGCCTACGCGGCCTCCAAGGGGGCGCTGCTGTCCCTGTGCGGACAGCTCGCCGTCGAGTACGGTCCCGAGGTGCGGGTCAACGCCGTCGTGCCCGGCCCGATCCTGACGGCGGCCTGGGACCGGGTGTCCCCCGAGGACCGCGCACGCAGCGTCGCCGAAACCGCGGCCGGCCGTTTCGGCACCCCGGAGGAGGTGGCCGCGGCCATCGCCTTCCTGGGCTCCCATGAGGCCGCCTACATCACCGGTGCGAGTCTTGTCGTGGACGGCGGCTGGAGCGTCGTCAAGTCCTCCGCATGA
- a CDS encoding alpha-galactosidase produces the protein MTSYRRWTLRTEHTCYTVRLSPDGPWAELDAWGPPGVETGPSALDWSRRTHFITPADAAPAEYLPYGLRPFTGADLVAGRPGAERGAWWEFEGAEEGPGTLRLTFTDDLLGLRTVLCYATVPGTDVIHRWTELTCTGDEELRLERFDSAAVNVPVTAGARLTYLTGQWSQEFQRTQLTLTRGAFTMGSSQGVPGHAYAPWLAVQDAADPGDPPAYGVALEWPGNWHITAEAEPGGAVRVRAGRVPHEGLVRLAPGDTLTTPRLACAFSAEGLDGLSRVWHRYERHLTGERLHRPRKVLYNSWEATTFDVDAAAQLELAKTAADIGAELFVVDDGWFTGRADDTGGLGDWYPDPAAFPSGFDTFVADVRALGLDFGLWIEPEAVSPGSRLYADHPDWVYRIDGRPARLVRNQLLLDLGRTDVQDFVIATLDRLLTGHDISYLKWDMNRPPTERGRPGAGPADRLDLDAQHVAGYLRVLDHLRTAQPEVTVEGCAGGGGRIDHATLARTDVVWPSDNTAPLDRLAIQYGFLHAHAPHVMSSWVTDAPGVFDPRPRSLAFRFVGAMCGVLGIGADLRKWDAGQRAEAAGWIARYKEVRDVVHLGEARLLGSPLDATCGVQYDGPDARTVVAALSTGRLDGSPLVPGRPARLRLRGLDPAARYRDAASATTYSGAHLLHYGLPFTWSADHDAELVVLTRQ, from the coding sequence ATGACCTCGTACCGGCGCTGGACCCTGCGCACCGAGCACACCTGCTACACCGTCCGCCTCTCCCCCGACGGCCCGTGGGCCGAGCTCGACGCGTGGGGGCCGCCCGGTGTCGAGACCGGCCCGTCCGCGCTGGACTGGTCGAGGCGCACCCACTTCATCACGCCCGCCGATGCCGCGCCCGCCGAGTATCTGCCCTACGGGCTGCGGCCGTTCACCGGGGCCGACCTGGTGGCGGGGCGCCCGGGTGCGGAGCGGGGAGCGTGGTGGGAGTTCGAGGGCGCCGAGGAGGGGCCGGGGACCCTGCGGCTCACCTTCACCGACGACCTGCTCGGCCTGCGTACGGTGCTGTGCTACGCCACGGTGCCCGGCACCGATGTCATCCACCGCTGGACCGAGCTCACCTGCACGGGCGACGAGGAGCTGCGGCTGGAGCGGTTCGACTCGGCCGCCGTGAACGTCCCCGTGACCGCCGGTGCCCGGCTGACCTACCTCACCGGCCAGTGGTCGCAGGAATTCCAGCGCACCCAACTCACCCTGACCAGAGGCGCGTTCACCATGGGCAGCAGCCAGGGCGTGCCCGGGCACGCCTACGCGCCCTGGCTCGCGGTCCAGGACGCCGCGGACCCCGGGGACCCGCCCGCCTATGGCGTGGCCCTGGAGTGGCCCGGCAACTGGCACATCACCGCGGAGGCCGAACCGGGCGGCGCCGTGCGCGTACGCGCCGGTCGCGTACCGCACGAGGGCCTGGTGCGCCTGGCGCCCGGCGACACCCTCACCACACCGCGCCTCGCCTGCGCCTTCAGCGCCGAAGGGCTCGACGGGCTCTCCCGCGTCTGGCACCGCTACGAACGCCATCTGACCGGTGAGCGGCTGCACCGCCCCCGCAAGGTGCTCTACAACTCCTGGGAGGCCACCACCTTCGACGTCGACGCCGCGGCGCAGCTCGAACTGGCGAAGACGGCCGCGGACATCGGGGCCGAGCTGTTCGTCGTGGACGACGGATGGTTCACCGGCCGCGCCGACGACACCGGTGGGCTGGGCGACTGGTATCCGGACCCGGCGGCCTTCCCGTCCGGCTTCGACACGTTCGTGGCCGACGTACGCGCGCTGGGCCTGGACTTCGGCCTGTGGATCGAGCCGGAGGCCGTCAGCCCCGGCAGCAGGCTGTACGCCGACCACCCGGACTGGGTGTACCGGATCGACGGCCGCCCCGCCCGGCTGGTGCGCAACCAGCTCCTGCTCGACCTGGGCCGGACCGATGTCCAGGACTTCGTCATCGCCACCCTGGACCGGCTGCTGACCGGCCATGACATCAGCTACCTCAAGTGGGACATGAACCGGCCGCCGACCGAGCGCGGCCGCCCCGGCGCCGGTCCGGCCGACCGTCTCGACCTGGACGCCCAGCATGTCGCCGGCTATCTGCGCGTCCTGGACCATCTGCGCACCGCCCAGCCCGAGGTCACCGTCGAGGGGTGTGCGGGCGGCGGCGGGCGCATCGACCACGCGACCCTCGCCCGCACCGACGTGGTCTGGCCCAGCGACAACACCGCGCCCCTGGACCGGCTGGCCATCCAGTACGGCTTTCTGCACGCCCATGCCCCGCATGTGATGAGCTCGTGGGTCACCGACGCCCCCGGCGTCTTCGACCCCCGTCCGCGCAGCCTCGCCTTCCGCTTCGTGGGCGCCATGTGCGGAGTCCTCGGCATCGGGGCCGACCTGCGCAAGTGGGACGCCGGGCAGCGCGCCGAGGCCGCCGGCTGGATCGCCCGCTACAAGGAGGTGCGCGATGTCGTCCACCTGGGCGAGGCCCGGCTCCTGGGCAGCCCGCTGGACGCCACCTGCGGCGTCCAGTACGACGGCCCGGACGCACGTACCGTGGTGGCCGCGCTCAGCACCGGCCGCCTGGACGGCTCTCCGCTCGTCCCGGGACGTCCGGCCCGGCTCCGGCTGCGCGGCCTCGACCCGGCCGCCCGCTACCGGGACGCCGCGTCGGCGACCACGTACAGCGGCGCCCATCTGCTCCACTACGGGCTGCCGTTCACCTGGAGCGCCGACCACGACGCGGAACTGGTGGTGCTGACACGGCAATAG
- a CDS encoding carbohydrate ABC transporter permease produces the protein MSATSTAVRRKRAATAGFHLGAGALAVLWLLPIALVLVTSLRSFDDIAVHGLGSWPRSFTLDNFRQAWVDGGQQRALINSLVVTIPCVLVTLTLAAMAAFALSRYEVPFRRSLLLLMLGGNLLPPQILLIPVSKLSELMGVYDTLPALIGVQIGFGVGFYVFVLHGFMRAIPVEIQQAAVIDGAGPWQIFWRIILPLTRPALAALSALSFTWIFNDLLWAITVLRSDAKMPITGALIGLQGQFVSMWNVIAAGSVIAAAPTVVVFLRFQRHFVAGLNLGAVK, from the coding sequence ATGTCCGCCACCTCCACCGCCGTGCGCCGCAAGCGCGCCGCGACCGCCGGATTCCACCTGGGCGCCGGTGCGCTGGCCGTTCTGTGGCTGCTGCCCATCGCCCTGGTCCTGGTGACCAGCCTGCGCTCCTTCGACGACATCGCCGTCCACGGCCTGGGCAGTTGGCCCCGCTCCTTCACCCTCGACAACTTCCGTCAGGCCTGGGTCGACGGCGGCCAGCAGCGGGCCCTGATCAACAGCCTGGTCGTCACCATTCCGTGCGTGCTGGTGACGCTGACCCTGGCCGCCATGGCCGCGTTCGCCCTCAGCCGCTACGAGGTGCCCTTCCGCCGCTCCCTGTTGCTGCTCATGCTCGGCGGCAACCTGCTCCCGCCACAGATCCTGCTCATCCCCGTGTCCAAGCTGAGCGAGCTGATGGGCGTCTACGACACGCTTCCCGCGCTCATCGGGGTGCAGATCGGCTTCGGCGTCGGCTTCTACGTCTTCGTTCTGCACGGCTTCATGCGGGCGATCCCGGTCGAGATCCAGCAGGCCGCCGTCATCGACGGCGCCGGTCCCTGGCAGATCTTCTGGCGGATCATCCTGCCGCTCACCCGCCCGGCGCTGGCCGCGCTCAGCGCGCTGTCCTTCACCTGGATCTTCAACGACCTGCTGTGGGCGATCACCGTGCTGCGCAGCGACGCCAAGATGCCCATCACCGGCGCCCTGATCGGGCTGCAGGGCCAGTTCGTGTCGATGTGGAACGTGATCGCGGCCGGGTCCGTCATCGCCGCGGCACCCACCGTGGTCGTCTTCCTCCGCTTCCAGCGCCACTTCGTGGCCGGTCTCAACCTCGGAGCGGTGAAATGA
- a CDS encoding carbohydrate ABC transporter permease, which produces MAVLTAPERTSPAPPPPRGRRARGARRTPPLVLAFLLVPLLAEAVWVFWPALQGFYLALTNWDGVSAPEFVGLGNFREMAHDEVFRTAAVDTVLWLVLFGGLSALLGLGAALLLQQERRGVAFYRAALFLPVVFSLVATALVWQAIYQPDGVLNQLLESVGLDSLRHAWLADQDTALYAVIVPALWRQVGYVMVLYLAGLKGIDPALYEAAKVDGAGPWQRFRYVTLPQLRSVNAVVLSVIIIDSLRSFDVVWSLTRGGPYHSSELLSTYMYSTAFQSLRLGYGSALAVVIFVLAFGVIASYLVRAFREAD; this is translated from the coding sequence GTGGCCGTCCTCACCGCCCCCGAACGCACCTCCCCGGCCCCGCCGCCGCCCCGCGGCAGGCGGGCCCGGGGCGCCCGGCGCACACCCCCGCTGGTGCTCGCCTTCCTCCTCGTCCCGCTGCTCGCCGAGGCCGTCTGGGTCTTCTGGCCCGCGCTCCAGGGCTTCTACCTCGCCCTGACCAACTGGGACGGCGTGTCGGCGCCCGAGTTCGTGGGCCTCGGCAACTTCCGCGAGATGGCCCACGACGAGGTCTTCCGTACCGCCGCCGTCGACACCGTGCTGTGGCTGGTGCTGTTCGGCGGGCTGTCCGCGCTCCTCGGCCTCGGCGCGGCGCTCCTCCTCCAGCAGGAGCGCCGCGGCGTCGCTTTCTACCGCGCCGCCCTGTTCCTGCCGGTCGTGTTCTCCCTGGTCGCCACCGCCCTGGTCTGGCAGGCCATCTACCAGCCCGACGGCGTCCTGAACCAGCTCCTGGAATCGGTCGGCCTCGACAGCCTGCGCCACGCCTGGCTCGCCGACCAGGACACCGCCCTGTACGCGGTGATCGTGCCCGCGCTATGGCGCCAGGTCGGCTATGTGATGGTGCTGTACCTCGCCGGGCTCAAGGGCATCGACCCGGCCCTGTACGAGGCGGCCAAGGTCGACGGCGCCGGGCCCTGGCAGCGCTTCCGCTATGTGACGCTGCCGCAGCTGCGCAGTGTCAACGCCGTCGTCCTGTCCGTGATCATCATCGACTCGCTGCGCTCCTTCGACGTCGTGTGGTCGCTGACCCGGGGCGGTCCCTACCACTCGTCCGAACTGCTGAGCACCTACATGTACTCCACCGCTTTCCAGTCCCTGCGGCTGGGATACGGCTCCGCGCTGGCGGTCGTCATCTTCGTCCTTGCCTTCGGCGTCATCGCCTCCTACCTCGTGCGCGCCTTCCGGGAGGCCGACTGA